Proteins found in one Rhodobacter capsulatus SB 1003 genomic segment:
- a CDS encoding PAS domain-containing protein produces MDRDFDTVEKVARLGQAGVGRRIVAQMRAYWEGLRAGRDVPARADIDPRGLENALEYAFILERVAPGMGRFRLAGMHLNDLMGMEIRGMPLTAMFTPEGRKRVADATEAVFQGPAIAELVLTAEAGIGKPPMTARLLLLPMTSDMGDVTRILGCLVGEGQGIGRTPRRFLVDAAHVQPITPCASTAPLPAPVRPEAFGLGKRLPHLNTPKTPTLAPAPAARTPAAQTPVAQPPRQPVSAMTPEERRAMFRVVK; encoded by the coding sequence ATGGACCGCGACTTCGACACAGTTGAAAAAGTGGCACGGCTTGGGCAGGCTGGCGTCGGGCGGCGCATCGTGGCGCAGATGCGGGCCTATTGGGAAGGGCTGCGCGCCGGTCGCGACGTGCCCGCCCGGGCCGACATCGACCCGCGCGGTCTGGAAAACGCGCTCGAATATGCCTTCATCCTGGAACGCGTCGCCCCCGGCATGGGCCGCTTCCGTCTGGCGGGCATGCATCTGAACGATCTGATGGGGATGGAAATCCGCGGCATGCCGCTGACCGCGATGTTCACCCCCGAGGGCCGCAAACGCGTCGCCGATGCGACCGAGGCGGTGTTTCAGGGCCCGGCCATCGCCGAACTGGTGCTGACCGCCGAAGCCGGGATCGGCAAGCCGCCGATGACGGCGCGGCTGCTGCTGTTGCCGATGACCTCGGACATGGGCGACGTGACCCGCATCCTGGGCTGTCTGGTCGGCGAAGGCCAGGGCATCGGCCGCACCCCGCGCCGCTTCCTGGTCGATGCCGCGCATGTGCAGCCGATCACGCCTTGTGCTTCCACCGCGCCGCTGCCCGCCCCGGTCCGCCCCGAGGCCTTCGGTCTGGGCAAGCGCCTGCCGCATCTGAACACGCCGAAAACGCCGACGCTCGCCCCCGCGCCCGCCGCCCGGACCCCCGCCGCCCAGACCCCGGTGGCGCAGCCGCCGCGGCAGCCGGTCTCGGCGATGACGCCCGAGGAACGCCGGGCGATGTTCCGGGTGGTGAAGTAA
- a CDS encoding class II 3-deoxy-7-phosphoheptulonate synthase, whose amino-acid sequence MAKAWMKSDWRAKPRVQMPDYPDAAALTAVEAQLGKMPPLVFAGEARRLKADLAKAAKGEAFLLQGGDCAESFTEFSADNLRDTFKVLLQMAIVLTWGAKVPVIKVGRMAGQFAKPRSAPTEIIGGVEYPSYRGDIVNGFEATQEARLPDPNRMLQAYTQAAASLNLLRAFSTGGYADIHRVQSWISGFTDEADAARYREVAERISDAMDFMAAAGVTSETAHQLGKVDFYTSHEALLLEYEEALCRIDSTTGLPIAGSGHMLWIGDRTRQVDGAHVEFCRGVQNPIGLKCGPSTTEEDLKLLMAKLNPQNEPGRLTLIARFGAGKVGEHLPRLIRTVQAEGAQVLWTCDPMHGNTIKSASGFKTRPFDSVLREVREFFAIHKAEATIPGGVHFEMTGKDVTECTGGVRAVSDEDLSSRYHTACDPRLNASQSLELAFLVAEELQDLRVMKKAAGL is encoded by the coding sequence ATGGCCAAGGCATGGATGAAATCGGACTGGCGCGCGAAGCCGCGGGTGCAGATGCCCGATTATCCCGACGCTGCGGCCCTGACCGCGGTCGAGGCGCAGCTGGGCAAGATGCCGCCGCTGGTCTTTGCCGGTGAGGCGCGGCGGCTGAAGGCCGATCTGGCGAAGGCCGCGAAGGGCGAGGCGTTCCTGTTGCAGGGCGGCGATTGCGCCGAAAGCTTCACCGAATTTTCCGCCGACAACCTGCGCGACACCTTCAAGGTGTTGTTGCAGATGGCGATCGTGCTGACCTGGGGGGCGAAGGTTCCGGTGATCAAGGTCGGGCGGATGGCCGGGCAATTCGCCAAGCCGCGCTCGGCGCCGACCGAAATCATCGGCGGCGTCGAATATCCGAGTTACCGCGGCGATATCGTGAACGGGTTCGAAGCGACGCAGGAAGCCCGGCTGCCCGATCCGAACCGGATGCTGCAGGCCTATACCCAGGCGGCGGCCTCGCTCAATCTGCTGCGGGCGTTTTCGACCGGCGGCTATGCCGATATTCACCGGGTGCAAAGCTGGATTTCGGGCTTTACCGACGAGGCCGATGCCGCGCGCTATCGCGAAGTGGCGGAGCGGATCTCGGATGCGATGGATTTCATGGCCGCCGCGGGCGTGACCTCGGAGACGGCGCATCAGCTGGGCAAGGTCGATTTCTACACCAGCCACGAGGCGCTGCTGCTGGAATATGAAGAGGCGCTGTGCCGGATCGACAGCACGACGGGGCTGCCGATCGCGGGCTCGGGTCACATGCTGTGGATCGGGGACCGGACCCGGCAGGTCGATGGTGCGCATGTCGAATTCTGCCGCGGCGTGCAAAACCCGATCGGGCTGAAATGCGGTCCCTCGACCACCGAGGAAGATCTCAAGCTGTTGATGGCGAAGCTTAATCCGCAAAATGAACCGGGGCGGCTGACGCTGATCGCGCGCTTTGGCGCGGGCAAGGTGGGCGAGCATCTGCCGCGGCTGATCCGCACCGTGCAGGCCGAAGGGGCGCAGGTGCTTTGGACCTGCGATCCGATGCATGGCAACACGATCAAATCGGCCTCGGGCTTCAAGACGCGGCCGTTCGATTCCGTGCTGCGCGAGGTGCGCGAGTTCTTTGCCATCCACAAGGCCGAGGCCACGATCCCGGGCGGCGTGCATTTCGAGATGACCGGCAAGGATGTGACCGAATGCACCGGCGGCGTGCGGGCGGTCTCTGACGAAGACCTGTCGAGCCGCTATCACACCGCCTGCGATCCGCGGCTGAACGCCAGCCAATCGCTGGAACTGGCCTTCCTCGTCGCCGAGGAGCTGCAGGACCTGCGCGTGATGAAAAAGGCTGCGGGGCTTTAA